DNA from Ananas comosus cultivar F153 linkage group 12, ASM154086v1, whole genome shotgun sequence:
CATATTCTACCTGAAGGAAGATTCAGTCCAGTACATAAAAATGGATTTGAGTTTcaatgcttctaaaagcacagaaGCTCAACGTGCTTGTGATTCTTTAATCATCGAATTGCCTCAAAATTCATGCAGCACTAATAAAAAAGACTTAATGAAACATAATGTTAATAGTACTGTATAGATATTAAAGCCATCCGACGGGTAAAAAGTCACAAATGCAAATGCTCTTGTGCTCTCAACCCATAAAAATGATGGAGAGATTGAAAATAGCATGCTGTTGTAAATAACTAATCATATATACCGCTAATTTCTAACCTAACCCTGAGTCCCCACATCGGGGCTCGATACCGCGACACCCTCAATCCCCACCTACACCTAGATGTATTACCAAGAGTTCAGATTAATTGTTTCTAATTTCAGGTTTATAAGCTCTTGTCGCTCGTAGGCTTAGATTCCGTTATCTTACGTTTAGTCATAGCTCTTTATCTTCAGCTTGAGTTTCAGTTGCATCGAAATGAAACTCAAGGTAAGGAAATGGAAGCTGCTGAGGTGCTTTCGatattttgaatcattttggATCTGATCAGGTCTCAGCAAAATCATATTTGGACCTAGTCCACTAGGTTAGCGTAGACCGCCTAATAATCTATccttcattttatatatatatactttttagagaacataaaatttcaaatttaacaaaaaccCGACCCGACCCGGCCCTTACAAGGCAATTTCGTTTGGGGATGTTATGTACGGCCCAGTTCATGCAGATGGGTTGGGTTTCTAGATCGGAGGCTTAAAAATTAAACCGGGTTCGGGCCGAGCGTTCTACTTCTTGGGTTGACCCGATATTCGGACCGGGCTCAGGTCTAAAATGTGCTCTTTGTTCAGGCTAACTGGGCGTCAAATGGCCCAAATAAACGGGGGCGCATCTCGGTCCAGGCCCTGCTCCGATCTCTCGTTcacggatgacgtggtgcacgCGGTCTACTCATAAACATCGCGTTTCCGACAACAAGACCTTGTGAGCCGCGTCGACCATTTTGAGCGCACCCTCACTAAAAGCATCcgactcttcttcttcttcccaatTCCCCCGCTCCGTCGCCgagcgcgcgctctctctctctctaaatgtTCCTGCTACGCATCGCCCGATCGTCCCCCAACCCCACCCTCTCCGCCATTGGCGGCGTCGTGTAAGCTGAGactcgaagaagaagaagaagaagaatcggAGAAGAGGagtggaagaagaggaggaaggagatgaTACTTCCGGTGGTGAAGCTTGGGACGCTGGCGCTGAAGACGCTGTGCAAGCCCATCGCCTATCGCCTCAAGAAGGAGGCCGGGATCCACCCCAAGTTCCGCCAATTCATCGTCAACATCGCCCAGGTCGATTGGATCCTTCATTTTTTCGATTTGTGTTTGTTTTGTGATCGTTTTTACCGAATTAGGTCTTATTCTTTGCTCAGATTTGGTTTTGGGACTGCGATTTGTGGTTGTTTGTGATATCTGGATCGTTTAGAGCTCGTACGTTTAGAAGTTTGATAGGAATCTATGATCCTTACATTGCGGTTTGGCACTAAATCTAGTGTAATGAGAGTGTGAACATTAATCCCTCCTAAATTTGACCATATTTTAGGAGAAACTGTTTTCGAGGGATTGAGCGCACAGCTAGGGGTTTGTGATTGGTGGTCGAGCTAATACCAAGTTGCTATTAGGTCAATCCTGACGCCACCTTAACTGTAAAGAGGGTGAGGATATGGTTTCGAATCCCAGTGGGAGACTTAGGATTATATATGCTAAGGACATGACTTGTTCAGCAGATTCATAATCTGGTAATGCTATTGTTGAGATGTGTCTTATTTTTCCTTGAAGCATGCATATTTTCACCATTTTGTTTTGTGTGTCTAACTTGTATTCTCTTATGAAGGTTTCTTTCATGTCTAATTCCGTAATTTGTAATGCATTATCATTGTTTCattcttttgtttcttattAACAAGTCAATTTCATATTCCCTTGAAGTAATTTTTGCATCTTGTTCTGTTCGAAGTAGTGCTTCTAATAGAGACACTTTAGTTTATGCAGACCAACCACCGCATCTCTACAAATATCCAAAGACGGATTTACGGTCATTCAACTAATGTTGAGATCCGGCCTCTCAATGAGGAAAAAGCTGTTCAAGCTGCTGCAGATCTTATTGGGGAACTCTTCGTCTTTTCGGTTTTTACTGAACCTAAGCTACTTATTTTTGCATTATGATTCTTTGCATGCTTATGATGACATAGCATGATATAAGTCATATGGCGACATAGTACATATTCTATTATACATGGGTGCTTAACAACCTGGAAATATATTGATTTCTGTAGGAAGCTATTTTGCATTTTGTGGTGTTTTCCCTATACATGCCAAGGAAGCTACTGGCTAATCTACTTGACATTAGTAATTGTTTTCTAGTTCAAGCAAAAATTTTCCATTAAGTGTATCCTCTTTTTGCCTGTGTGGTTTAGTAGGTGGCTGGAGCTGCCTTGATCTTTGAAGTGCAAAGAAGTGCAAGGTCAGAGGCTAGAAAGGAGGAAGCTCGCAGACAGGAAATTGAGGTAATAATTTTAGAGTTACCCTCATGCTAACTTGTTGCATGCTGTCTCAGGTGAATTTCCTGATGGTCTTATTAATGTTGGTATTTTGGTGTAATTTAATTAGACGCATCCTTGTATATCCCTGGAAATATTACAAGCCTACTCATAAGAGCCTTCTAAACTGAAATCTTAGAACCATCTTGGTCATACATTTACCATCTCAGAAAATCATTCTCATGTGATTGCGAGTACCATATTGTTGTTCCAAGAGTTTCCGATGGTTAAAAAAGCCTTGATGACTGATATAGGGTGAAAAATATAAGTACCTTATAAATATTGAGAACATTTGCACCTATCTGTTACTAATTGTGAAAACTTTATCTATCTATCAAACTTAATCATCTTAGCCTTCATTCTAGCTTTAAAGTGGTTTCTAAATAGGTCAAAGTATTTCTAACTAAAGTACAGTTAATTTGCATTGTTCTAacaccattaaaaaaaatttctggcAGTTGAAATTTGTCTATTTCAAGGTTATTTGATCATTTGGTAGCTGGTTTTGAAAAATCATTTAAGTTAGGTtcttagaaacttcaaatgctctagattatGTTTGACGGTGTGAATTGTCAATTCGGGATGCCGTGTCATCTAAATAATATGGTCCCACAGGAGTAACCGAGTAAGTACATGGTATATGGATTACATTAGCTGTTGCGCCAGGTGTGAATTGAATTTGTTTTATAGTTACATGATGGATCAGATTTGTCATATATTGGATTTGGTTAATAGTTTTAAACACTGGATATGGAAGattaatatcttattttaaGGAGAGGTATGATATCTGAATAAACCATCCATTTCAGTATGTTATactggaaaaaaataattatacgcATAGTATAATGatgttaaacataattttcCACATGGCGAAATCTCGGATATACCTTCTCTTCTCCTCAGCTTtgcatatatatgtagattCAAACAATCAACAAGTCTAGCAAGTAGCGGTAATTGGACTTTGTGAATAGAAGTATTAATGAGCTGGGTGATGCTCTCCCTAGGGTCGATTTTGGtgcagggtttttttttttttaataattgtaCTGTGATTTCATTCTGCTCTTAACCGAAAAAAATGTTCCTTCATCTTTTGAAGGCAATGAAACAAAGAGAGGAGGAACTAGCTAAAGAAATGGAGAATCTGAAACAGAAGCTGGTTGAGATTGAAGAGCATGCAAAGGGGCGAGGTCTTTCGGGAATTCTGCATTTCAAGACTGTCCATGGGCATGAAAGCAGCAAATCGGCAACGCCTGCTTGATTGGTCTCTTTTCTCGGTGAGCCATTTCCAATTTGTCACCACACCCAACCTCGTAGCTATCTTGTTATTTTACATTCTTCAGCATGTTGCTGGACTTGTCTCTCACCCAATTCTCGACACCACATGTAGAagagttctttttttattcttatgtggtgtcatatatatatattttttctgatTGTGCCTGCAATATAAGGGGTGAATCTTGTGCTTTGTGACCTTTTCTTGTTAATTGTAACTGGATATCCTGATTAACTTGTTCTGGTTTTCAAATGTTTACTAATCGCTTTAATGGTAATTGCTGATAAGGAAACTAGATTAGTTCTCATGGATATCTAGCATCAGAAACCGATAGAATCCTTTGTCTTCTGAGCACGATAATCAGTCAAATATCATTATCTTGCCCTTTTCTTTTGACCCTTTTATCATATCCGAACTCATAGTAAATAACTGTGTCCGTTCACTCGACAAATATTCAAGAGACTCTTTGCGCATTGATATCGGGAAAAGCACGTGGACCTGATGGTTCGTCTAcatggttttttctttttttatttttagagttttGTTGTGATTTTGTCAGCGGCCATCCAAAGTCCAGCCTCAACCTCCTGAATTCATATTCGGCTTAGATTTGGGCTTGACGTAGCCCTATCCAAACCCGTCCCTGGTCTGCCCTAGAATCGGATGCACTGTTGTGACTCACGGCATGGCATTGTGACTCACGGCATGGCCCTGAATATTTAGAACAAATAAGATTGGAATCTGATTCCTTTACCTTTTGCCTTTTGATGAGGAAACTTTCTGGTCGTCTTGGGTGGAGTTCCACCTAAAATTTTAGGTGTTTTGGATTTTCAAACTCATGAACTTTTGTTCCTTTGCTTGGATCAAAGTTAAAGCGTGATCATCTTCACAAAATAAGAAATCCCACTATCATCCTATCCGCCTATTCTTCTTTTGTTCAAATTTCTTTATGCCTAGTTTGGATTTGAGTTTTCAAACACATCCGATATAGAAGAGAAGTGGTATTATCATTATATTAACAAATCATCTATGAAGGAAGAACATGTGGTGGCTAATTAGATCATCTGTGAAAGATGAGTGAGTTGCACTCTTCTGTTTGTTGAGATGGAATCGTGGAACTTTATGCTTTTCTTTCATGACTATCTCATCtgctttttttcccccttttctttGGTGGTTACTTATCGTATTTTGGTATGCATGCAATTATTGACTTATTGAACAAAGATGAGTAACAAAATTACTTACGAATTCTTAATAAAAGATTGCCATAGGAAACAACtgtgttttttttcttgatggttggtatccgagacccaagttcgaattctagttgattcacatttccagctaagtttatttctaaatgaaataaatgaagcgggtagcgtgctacctatctctcaaagaaaaaaaaaattttcttttctttttttcctttttgagatAAAAGGAAAGTCTTCTTGTTGGGATGGTTCTCTGTGTTAGCTTTTTATTGTTAGACTAAAATAGGTCATTCTTCTTCCTCCGTGACAATAGGTTCaggagactaataagttgagtaaGACTGCGGTCCACAAAAAATCTAACGGCAAGAAGCGCAACAATAGACGTAAGTCCAGATGGATTGAGTTAGGTCGAAATTTGTGAGCGCTGTGGTTGAGCCCTTAAGAGCGATGGATGCATCCTTCCTATCAATACGTATTTTTGGAATAGTTGGTTGGCGCTTATGATCCACACTCTGGATGGTTCTCTTACATTGCAAAGTTGTTAGATAACATCAACAAATGGTTAAAagaatctttaaattttaaccATTTGCCATTGACTGACTCTTCCATGAGACTCGAAAATGGATGCCCTAAATTGCGAGCTTACACTACTTTAGAAAAAGTTGCCCGTAAATTTTCCAATAGCATTTTTCAAAAGGCACTTTATTGAATAGCCGTATGCCTAACACATGGACCTGGGTCAACCAAGTGCTCGTAGTTGGTTTTTAtgctttatataattttcttggGTTTTTATTCTTGTGTAGTTTTGTGATTAATGAGTGGTTCGATTTTAAGAATTTATTAGTTATAGATTTCACTTGATTTGTAATGCATTTTGAAGTTGCTAccgaatttttttaatttttttttttttaatgttgcaACTTAATTAATCCTACTATGCACCTATgagaacataaaaatatttttatcttatctctctcaaaaaaaaatatttttatcttgcTACAATCCGTCGCTCCTATTGCTTTGCTTTGCTTAGGGACTGTTAGTTAGATGGTCCTATCACGGAAActgttgtacttttttttttttttttttttttttttgcggaataatagaataattttattttatgggGACAGTTTTAGGGTTGGACAATCAAATTCGTTGTCCTTACTCGGTGGACGGTTAATTTGATAGTCGCACCGTAGGGACAGTTGCTGttaatcttttcttcttcttttttttgaaaaatgatgTTCTTAtactcttatttctctctctctctctctctctctctctctctctctctctctctctttgattttTCTCCTCCAGTTTGTCTCCCTCGCCGTTTCACCGTCTCTTTTTCCTCCCACtacttctcctttcttctcctcctccactaTCCCACGTCGACACTGCAATTCTCTTTCCTACCTCACTTGGATATGGCACAGATTGCGAAAGTGAACCTATGGCGGAAAGGATGGTTGNACTATTAAATCCAACTTTCCTATAGAGTTAAAAATTGTGAGTCAAACAAGAGAGCAATTTTTTGTATATCCTTAAATTAGATACTTCTTTGTTTGtctgaaaatttaaataaattttataattctagAATGTATGgcatgtaaaaattttaactacCAATAAATACATATCCACGTAGCAATTTacaaagaataatttttatttcacctCCGTATGGTACGgcgtaattttaatttattgtccatattttaaaaaattatacttaactatttacgcttaaattatatatatatataataataataataactctatcattttataataaaaaaaattatacttaattattttaattttatttttattattatacttaAATGGAAATGGAATGTCACGCTTTTGCTAAAagcagaggaggagagagagagagagagagagagagagagaggaagtagaGACCAttcacctcctcctctctctctcagattcCCTCCACACTGTTCCCTCACACgactctcctcctcctcatccgcctctcccccttcctctcctcttctcgtCACCAACCCCGATCGCGGGCTCCAGCGTAGGAATTCCCATGAGGAAGGTGCCgaagagcggcggcggcggcggcgggggccgGTCGGCGGCGTCGCACCGGGCGCTGAGGGAGCGGGCGAAGGGCCGCGTCGACGAGCTCCAGGGGATCCTCGCCGCGCTCCAATCCGCGCGCCGGGACGGCCGCCCCGCCGACGTCGCCGCCCTCGAGGAGCGCGtccaccgcctcc
Protein-coding regions in this window:
- the LOC109718141 gene encoding OPA3-like protein, whose product is MILPVVKLGTLALKTLCKPIAYRLKKEAGIHPKFRQFIVNIAQTNHRISTNIQRRIYGHSTNVEIRPLNEEKAVQAAADLIGELFVFSVAGAALIFEVQRSARSEARKEEARRQEIEAMKQREEELAKEMENLKQKLVEIEEHAKGRGLSGILHFKTVHGHESSKSATPA